A section of the Ciona intestinalis chromosome 4, KH, whole genome shotgun sequence genome encodes:
- the LOC100181320 gene encoding BTB/POZ domain-containing protein 6-B: MDEIIEEINQLGRGNAENLASPSLIDSTQVLVRMADKPTRISGKATKCKAKKDSTSDWEFSKSTIRERNEKMFNNELLSDIHFIVGPLGASKRIPAHKYVLAIGSSVFFAMFNGDLAENKEEIHIPDVEPKAFLALLRYLYCDEVCLEADTVLATLYASKKYIVPYLAHACVEFLETSLSYRNACVLLSQSCLFEDEDLTQRCWEVIDAQTELSLKAEGFTDVDGKTLRSIVCRESLSVNETAVFDAANRWAEAECIRNNVEPTGKNKREALKDSLFLLRIPTMSLQEFADGPATSDLLTKEEIIQIFVWYSATTKPELTFPTEHRRGLTPHCCHRFQSTAYRSNQWRYRGRCDSIRFMADKRVFIAGYGLYGSSTGAANYKAHIKLSQNGKVLSEETAGFFSDGCSKTFSVWFKHSVQCEPGIFYTASAILDGNELSYFGQEGLSEVVCDGITIQFQCSSDSTNGTGVQGGQIPELIFYYANT, translated from the exons ATGGATGAAATTATAGAAGAAATTAATCAGCTTGGTCGTGGGAACGCAGAGAATTTGGCGTCGCCTTCGCTTATCGATTCAACGCAAGTTCTCGTTCGAATGGCAGATAAACCAACAAG GATATCTGGGAAGGCAACAAAATGCAAGGCAAAAAAAGACAGTACAAGTGATTGGGAATTTTCTAAATCTACAATTCGAGAACGAAATGAGAAAATGTTCAACAATGAATTGCTCAGTGACATTCACTTTATTGTTGGACCTCTTG gTGCATCAAAACGAATTCCTGCACATAAATATGTCCTTGCAATTGGGAGTTCTGTCTTTTTTGCAATGTTTAACGGTGATTTGGCCGAAAACAAAGAGGAAATACATATTCCTGATGTGGAACCTAAAGCTTTTCTTGCTTTGTTAAG GTACCTTTACTGTGATGAGGTTTGTCTTGAAGCAGACACTGTCCTGGCTACCTTATACGCATCAAAGAAGTATATTGTGCCCTATCTTGCCCATGCTTGCGTGGAGTTCCTGGAAACCAGTCTTAGCTACAGGAATGCTTGTGTACTGCTGTCTCAAAGCTGCTTATTTGAAGATGAGGATCTTACTCAAAGATGCTGGGAG gTTATAGATGCCCAAACTGAACTGTCCCTGAAAGCCGAAGGATTTACAGACGTAGATGGAAAAACTTTAAGATCTATTGTGTGTAGAGAAAGCCTGAGTGTCAATGAAACAGCAGTATTTGATGCTGCTAATAGATGGGCAGAGGCAGAATGCATTCGAAATAATGTAGAACCAACTGGTAAAAACAAACGTGAAGCTTTAAAAGATAGCTTGTTTCTATTACGCATTCCAACAATGTCATTGCAG GAGTTTGCTGACGGGCCCGCAACTTCTGACTTGCTGACAAAAGAAgaaattattcaaatatttgtttggtaCTCTGCCACAACCAAGCCTGAACTGACATTTCCAACTGAACACCGCCGTGGCCTTACACCACACTGCTGTCATAGGTTCCAGTCTACTGCATACAGAAGTAACCAGTGGAGATACAGGGGCCGATGCGATTCAATCAGATTTATGGCAGACAAGCGGGTTTTTATCGCAGGTTACGGTCTGTATGGGTCGAGCACTGGTGCAGCTAACTACAAGGCACATATTAAGCTATCGCAGAATGGTAAAGTGCTCTCCGAAGAGACTGCTGGATTCTTTTCTGATGGCTGTAGCAAGACCTTTTCCGTTTGGTTTAAACACTCGGTTCAATGCGAACCAGGCATATTTTACACTGCGTCTGCTATACTGGATGGCAATGAGCTTAGTTACTTTGGCCAAGAAGGCCTGAGTGAGGTGGTTTGTGACGGTATCACCATCCAGTTTCAATGCTCAAGTGACAGCACAAATGGCACTGGTGTACAAGGCGGTCAGATACCAgaactaatattttattacgcAAACACCTAA
- the LOC100185240 gene encoding NFU1 iron-sulfur cluster scaffold homolog, mitochondrial: MASLILKSTLRYNTIGSCLRMGKHSAAINLQPYCFTCYQETSNRKLSLYPITRNEKILQKFAPLFKITSRSMFIQTFETPNPNCLKFVPGVPVLGTGTADFPDWKNSYKSPLAKRLFGIEGVKAVFLGPDFLTVTRQDEEVQWKVLKPEIYSLVMDFFTAGNIPVLTDEGPSADTVVDEDDDEIVAMVKELLDTRIRPTVMEDGGDIIFKGFDPETGSVKLKLQGSCSNCPSSSVTLKSGIENMLKFYIPEVMEVEEVKDESDEVSDREFQKLEDQIRRKEKPE; encoded by the coding sequence ATGGCTAGTTTAATTCTTAAATCCACTTTGAGATACAACACAATTGGTTCCTGCTTGCGAATGGGCAAACATTCTGCCGCAATAAACTTGCAGCCCTATTGTTTTACTTGCTATCAAGAAACTTCAAATAGGAAGCTATCATTATACCCGATTACACGAAACGAAAAAATCCTGCAAAAGTTTGCCcccctttttaaaattacttcaCGAAGTATGTTCATCCAAACATTTGAAACTCCAAATCCAAACTGCCTGAAGTTTGTACCAGGCGTACCAGTTCTTGGTACAGGCACGGCCGACTTCCCAGATTGGAAAAATTCCTATAAGTCCCCTCTTGCCAAGCGGCTCTTTGGAATTGAGGGTGTCAAGGCAGTGTTCCTTGGTCCGGACTTTCTCACAGTCACTCGGCAGGATGAGGAAGTTCAATGGAAGGTTTTGAAACCAGAGATCTACTCCCTAGTCATGGACTTTTTCACTGCAGGCAACATCCCTGTTCTCACTGATGAAGGACCTTCCGCAGATACAGTGGTGGATGAAGATGATGATGAGATTGTTGCCATGGTTAAGGAGCTCCTGGACACAAGGATCCGACCCACAGTTATGGAGGATGGAGGAGACATTATCTTCAAGGGATTTGATCCAGAAACAGGCTCTGTGAAACTCAAGTTGCAAGGCTCTTGTAGTAATTGCCCAAGCTCAAGTGTCACATTAAAAAGTGGGATTGAAAACATGCTTAAGTTCTACATCCCAGAGGTGATGGAGGTGGAAGAAGTTAAGGATGAAAGTGATGAAGTTTCTGATCGGGAGTTCCAAAAACTGGAAGATCAGATTCGAAGAAAGGAAAAACCTGAATAA
- the LOC100183676 gene encoding transcription factor IIIB 90 kDa subunit isoform X1: MTKTCPNCKSSEFDVDPARGDTVCMNCGSVLEENRIVSEISIQENADGSSSVVGQFVTTEGSYNPHLSGFQYGIGKESRQITLDKGKNQIRDMAAQLNLNRHCVDTAFNFFKMAISKRLSRGRRITHIVAACLYMTCRTEGTPHLLLDFSDITQVNVFILGKVFLLLAKELHINLPVLDPCMYITRFAHRLDFNEKTHEVSVAAMRLVSRMKRDWIHTGRRPSGLCGAALLVAARLHGFNCDLNDVVKVARIGHDTIRKRLNEFESTPSSKLTINEFMKIDLEAEHDPPAFINSRIKAKIHQLEAEGASLENEIGKLSNVIDDKLTQQSSRPASPANVSKPSNSSVNRVPEHVSNDDDPELRAAATFMHSEHPEAVAQSLLSPKRGLPQPTRQGFRSTGPTPTAASLGLRTSIDECLSTPSDSDRLHENDNNNGELDLTGIDDNEIDKLLLSPHESEIKQRIWMKEYGEFVKELEEKREIKRIENEKKNRRPRKFKQVRYKEYYGESRTAGEAIEKLVSRQRLSNKINYEALKKATEDCSKPESPKPDVIVSPEAIIETGDVRPVSKRCATEGKTGSRKKAKREVACTGIGVDDVVKQDVIVEETKPVLLAPEEEEEEYEEEEEEGAHCMSASQMMQEAGLAGGGYGNYGGTGYDYD; the protein is encoded by the exons ATGACGAAAACTTGTCCAAATTGCAAATCAAGCGAGTTCGATGTCGATCCAGCAAGGGGAGATACAGTTTGTATGAACTGTGGTTCAgtattggaagaaaatagaattgttTCTGAAATCTCAATTCAAGAGAATGCTGATGGATCTTCATCTGTTGTTGGTCAATTTGTTACTACTGAAG GCAGCTACAATCCACATCTTTCTGGCTTCCAATATGGTATTGGAAAAGAATCTCGACAAATTACATTGGATAAAG GCAAAAACCAGATACGTGATATGGCCGCGCAACTTAATCTCAATCGACATTGTGTTGATACTGCATTCAACTTTTTCAAAATGGCAATCAGTAAACGCTTATCAAGGGGAAGACGTATTACTCATATTGTTGCAGCATGTTTATACATGACATGCAGAACAGAAGGAACACCTC ACTTGCTCCTGGATTTCAGCGACATAACTCAG GTGAATGTCTTCATTTTGGGAAAAGTTTTTCTACTTCTAGCAAAGGAACTGCACATTAATCTTCCAGTCTTGG ATCCGTGCATGTACATCACTCGTTTCGCCCATCGACTTGATTTCAACGAAAAAACCCACGAAGTTTCTGTGGCCGCCATGCGACTCGTATCCCGTATGAAACGTGACTGGATCCACACTGGCAGACGACCATCAGGCCTTTGTGGTGCTGCACTGCTGGTAGCAGCACGACTGCATGGTTTTAACTGCGACCTTAACGACGTGGTAAAAGTGGCAAGGATAGGACATGACACTATACGCAAAAG GTTAAACGAATTCGAATCCACCCCCTCATCCAAGCTCACCATCAACGAGTTCATGAAGATCGACCTGGAAGCGGAGCATGATCCTCCTGCGTTCATTAACTCCCGGATCAAAGCAAAGATTCATCAACTGGAGGCGGAAGGAGCATCCTTAGAAA ATGAAATCGGGAAGCTATCCAACGTTATAGACGACAAACTCACGCAACAAAGCAGCAGACCAG CTTCCCCAGCCAATGTATCGAAACCGTCGAACTCGTCTGTAAACAGAG TACCCGAACATGTGAGTAACGACGACGACCCTGAATTAAGAGCAGCGGCCACGTTCATGCACTCTGAGCACCCTGAAGCCGTCGCCCAATCCCTTCTATCGCCAAAGAGAggtttaccccaacctacaagACAAG GGTTTCGAAGTACAGGACCCACGCCGACCGCAGCCAGCTTAGGTTTACGTACAAGTATCGATGAGTGTCTCTCTACACCTTCCGACAGCGACCGTCTGCACGAAAACGATAATAACAACGGAGAACTGGATTTAACCGGAATAGATGACAATGAGATAGACAAA ctgCTTCTTTCGCCACATGAAAGTGAAATAAAACAGAGAATTTGGATGAAAGAATATGGGGAATTTGTAAAG GAGTTAGAGGAGAAAAGAGAAATAAAGAGaatagaaaatgaaaaaaagaatCGACGACCCAGAAAATTCAAGCAAGTTCGTTACAAGGAATATTACGGTGAAAGTAGAACTGCTGGAGAAGCGATCGAAAAACTCGTCTCCCGGCAACGCTTGTCTAATAAAATCAACTATGAAGCACTAAAAAAG GCAACTGAAGACTGTAGCAAACCTGAATCACCTAAACCCGACGTAATCGTTTCTCCCGAAGCCATAATTGAAACCGGTGACGTACGTCCAGTATCGAAGCGTTGTGCTACTGAAGGAAAGACTGGGTCAAGGAAAAAAGCAAAACGGGAAGTTGCTTGTACCGGTATTGGTGTTGACGATGTAGTAAAACAG gaTGTTATTGTGGAAGAAACGAAACCCGTGCTCCTTGCTCCTgaggaagaggaagaagagtATGAGGAGGAGGAAGAGGAAGGAGCTCATTGTATGAGCGCCTCCCAAATGATGCAGGAAGCAG
- the LOC100186032 gene encoding zinc finger HIT domain-containing protein 1, which translates to MAPALEATSAPRRESSRLQDVNSRRVLDIATRKRRLNRQLEALEKDNFQEDPLENLQEIKKKRPKFGIPSDQDEIEGEGTPQPSKKKKRLRGDHFKQRFRKTFAAVIEEERQATEKSDKPNYFTIGVPPSKFPPRSFCAVCGFFSSYTCISCGSRYCSVKCLGTHQDTRCLKWTV; encoded by the coding sequence aTGGCTCCGGCCTTAGAAGCAACATCTGCACCTCGTAGAGAATCATCTCGTTTGCAGGACGTTAATTCAAGAAGGGTGCTTGACATTGCTACAAGGAAGAGAAGATTGAATCGTCAGCTAGAAGCACTTGAAAAAGATAACTTTCAGGAAGATCCATTAGAGAACTTGCAAGAGATCAAAAAGAAGAGGCCAAAGTTTGGTATCCCATCGGATCAGGACGAAATAGAAGGAGAGGGCACACCTCAGCCatcaaagaaaaagaaaaggtTAAGAGGAGATCATTTTAAACAGAGGTTCAGAAAAACATTTGCTGCTGTTATTGAAGAAGAAAGACAAGCTACAGAGAAAAGTGACAAGCCAAACTATTTTACTATAGGCGTTCCACCATCTAAGTTTCCACCTCGTAGTTTCTGTGCTGTTTGTGGCTTTTTTTCTAGTTATACCTGTATTTCCTGTGGTTCGAGATACTGTAGTGTAAAGTGCTTAGGCACACACCAGGATACAAGGTGCTTGAAGTGGACTGTATAA
- the LOC100183676 gene encoding uncharacterized protein LOC100183676 isoform X2, producing the protein MTKTCPNCKSSEFDVDPARGDTVCMNCGSVLEENRIVSEISIQENADGSSSVVGQFVTTEGSYNPHLSGFQYGIGKESRQITLDKGKNQIRDMAAQLNLNRHCVDTAFNFFKMAISKRLSRGRRITHIVAACLYMTCRTEGTPHLLLDFSDITQVNVFILGKVFLLLAKELHINLPVLEKQFGPTHAVYHRLLQPAYERMIIQHVYKNKINLKSGATGQLLQKRPKTTGYLGKKWEGTSYPASTYWNPTVNEHWQWQHSVAPSIAHSIQTFQENQQKPITVPQLTDEYNIKASSRANTFSATTRVREVPVSGIYKKEIQEFRSRTPSARGVRAVAISNRSLIASQSGRAHSVGAPSVSGKIPHASDQPVRMQREFEQLQLTRERKRQAQITSHRMDRMYYLNGSSSKIHSKYRISDEELSRIRMIAVARGIKVPSIVSGYKENRGSVSGPHSTPRGPEDDDVARQGSGRTIIPTADNLSIGDVTSLDGTEKGSSRATKEDRATSDNEEDRLELLRELEAEKSVTSHNLDVEDATEEEKEEEEHSEPNEKQETVSVKSDSAALQGSQRNVTFLTELTEAEKMQEKS; encoded by the exons ATGACGAAAACTTGTCCAAATTGCAAATCAAGCGAGTTCGATGTCGATCCAGCAAGGGGAGATACAGTTTGTATGAACTGTGGTTCAgtattggaagaaaatagaattgttTCTGAAATCTCAATTCAAGAGAATGCTGATGGATCTTCATCTGTTGTTGGTCAATTTGTTACTACTGAAG GCAGCTACAATCCACATCTTTCTGGCTTCCAATATGGTATTGGAAAAGAATCTCGACAAATTACATTGGATAAAG GCAAAAACCAGATACGTGATATGGCCGCGCAACTTAATCTCAATCGACATTGTGTTGATACTGCATTCAACTTTTTCAAAATGGCAATCAGTAAACGCTTATCAAGGGGAAGACGTATTACTCATATTGTTGCAGCATGTTTATACATGACATGCAGAACAGAAGGAACACCTC ACTTGCTCCTGGATTTCAGCGACATAACTCAG GTGAATGTCTTCATTTTGGGAAAAGTTTTTCTACTTCTAGCAAAGGAACTGCACATTAATCTTCCAGTCTTGG AGAAACAGTTTGGGCCAACCCACGCAGTCTACCATCGTCTCTTACAGCCAGCTTATGAAAGGATGATTATTCAGCatgtttacaaaaacaaaatcaacttGAAATCCGGAGCCACTGGTCAGCTGTTGCAGAAAAGACCGAAAACAACAG GTTACCTGGGCAAAAAATGGGAAGGGACTAGTTACCCCGCTTCTACTTACTGGAATCCCACTGTAAATGAACACTGGCAATGGCAACATTCGGTCGCGCCATCGATCGCCCACAGTATTCAAACTTTTCAA gaaaacCAGCAAAAACCTATTACCGTTCCTCAACTAACGGACGAGTACAACATAAAAGCTTCCTCGCGAGCCAACACCTTTAGCGCAACAACGAGAGTGCGCGAGGTCCCAGTTTCAGGGatttacaaaaaagaaatCCAGGAGTTTCGTTCCAGAACACCATCCGCTCGTGGCGTGAGAGCTGTGGCAATTTCAAATCGGTCTTTGATCGCATCTCAGAGTGGTCG aGCTCATAGTGTTGGAGCACCCAGTGTGTCGGGTAAAATTCCCCACGCAAGTGACCAACCCGTTCGAATGCAACGGGAGTTCGAACAACTTCAGTTAACGAGGGAACGTAAACGGCAAGCACAGATCACCTCGCACCGAATGGACAGAAT gtaTTATCTTAACGGCTCGTCTTCAAAAATCCATTCGAAATATCGAATATCTGACGAAGAGCTAAGCCGGATCCGTATGATTGCTGTGGCCCGTGGAATCAAAGTTCCTTCTATTGTTAGCGGCTATAAGGAGAACCGAGGCAGTGTTAGTGGTCCGCACTCGACTCCCAGGGGTCCGGAGGATGATGATGTTGCTCGTCAAGGGAGCGGGAGGACCATCATTCCAACTGCAGATAACTTATCAATTGGAGATGTGACGTCCTTGGATGGGACGGAGAAAGGGAGCTCCAGAGCGACGAAGGAGGATCGTGCAACATCCGACAATGAAGAGGACCGTTTAGAGTTGCTCCGAGAGCTGGAGGCAGAGAAGAGCGTCACAAGCCACAATCTGGATGTAGAGGATGCTACTGAAGAGGAAAAGGAAGAAGAAGAGCATTCGGAACCAAACGAGAAACAAGAAACCGTTTCAGTAAAATCAGACTCTGCGGCGCTGCAAGGGTCGCAACGAAACGTTACCTTTTTAACTGAATTAACTGAGGCCGAGAAAATGCAAGAAAAAAGCTAA